The DNA sequence ataaaaaattatctttaataaataaatctaattttattatatatatataattagaaaattttgttgaaaactttttttaaaaGGTAATAGAATTTTGTAAATATTCATAATtacaatataaaataagaatagcaaaaatattatataataagattttatttaacaaaatcaatacaaataataatttttaaacaaagaaaaagtttTATATTGACACAGAAAGTATGACATCAAGCTCAAGTCCAAAATTTAACTAATGTTATGGctgaacacaaaaaaaaattatgtattttaatttattatatatatatatgtgtgtgtgtgttcatgactaataaaaaaataaattgaaacaaTTTATTCAACTGTTATTATTGATAACAATTGAATTGaactaaataattatattattatatatagtaatctgcaaataaaaaaaagttactaattaattgaatttaaaatgttcTTTCCCCTAAAATAAAAGTAGTGTCAACTTAgatgtttaattgcctatttctttgtaattaattaataattgattttgaaGTTTATTGATATAAATATTCTTTACCTCAGATTTGAGGAGTAGTAGTCTTTGATTTTTGGTGGATTTTTAGACTTTATCGTCtctaatttttttcctttaattttttaaatatatatatataattatatatatgggataatatattatttatttattagatttaataaatttttaatacattaTATTTAAACAATATCTAAAATGTAAAcaaaaagagatttttttattaaGGTTTTATTATGTGCTAGtttgaattgattttttaaattaaaattttatttttaaataaaatatttttatttaatttaaaatctatttgaatatatatttaaaaaattacttttattaaaaaaagtaaattatttgattttttatttttttaaaagctaACAATATCTTGccttaaaaaaatagaaacaaaagcgTTTTTAAtacttgaatttttaaaaaaaaaattatctaaatataaaataaatttttttctgttaaaaaaatatttaaaaaataaaaaaattaaatactttttCAAAAGTCAATAGAGACTAACTCTATATCTTAGTCATCACTCCAAAAATTACAAAGAAATTTAGTTATCATCATCCACTATAAATACCTAAATAAAAAGTatatattagttaaataaaattttcaatttttaatttaataagaaaattaaattgagaataaGAATGCTAAAAGATCAATattttaagacaaaaaaaaaagtgttaataCACGAGATACTAAGTATTTAGATAAGGtgcgttttaaaataaaaagaggtTAATAATTTTACAAGTGTCGCACTCAATTCTGGTTAAGTGGACTCTGCTAAAAGAAAATTGGTGCAAAATAAATATAGATGGttcaatcttttaaaataaagattccgATTCTAATGATAATTTAACCAGAGATTCAAATGACATAATTCTCGCGCTGGAAATCCAGAATTTCTCTACTATTCCTCCTTTTTTGCTCTTTTGTTAGATGCAAACATAATACTTAATTTTGTTTTGTTAGGACcccttcataaaaaaaaaaattgactttcACTTTGAAATAACAGAAGTCGATCACTGCTTTGCTCTTGACAAATAGTTGTAAAATACAAAATATGCCATATGCAGTGGTCTTCAATAATTACATAACAAAGTGGCCACATGTTCATACGAAACACTTCAATTCTTACAAAATACAAAGATATCAAAACTACCACACCATATTGGAAATTGAACATATAATCATCCAATCCACATTAGACAACACAAACATTAATCTAGTACTAGCGTTTTTCTTAGAGGATAGAAAATACTGTTTGAATAAGTGAGAATAAGCAGAAAATTTCTAGCAACAGAAACTACTATTTTTCATAGAATGTTACAGAAAGCATTCAACTCTTCAAAAATAAAGGAATTTGCACATTAAAATCTGGATACAAAAGATTCACTCCAAGACTATTGAACATTTTGGCCACTGCATTGCTATCACCTAACCAATTcacaattatttttttcttaataaggAAATCTACATCTTTGTCtgcattgataaaaaaataaaaaataattgatattataaagacattttatatatattcaatattaataaaaactattttcacaattagtaaatgaataattatttaaaaataaaaataatgaaataaacatataaataatgtaaaattaaatattaaaaaaacagagaaaagggGAAAGCATTTAGTAACAAACCAGCATGAAAAAGGAGCATTTTGTTAAGAAACTTTGTAtataatttcatgcattgcatggCCAAGATAGTGTTTGGTGACCTAAAACCTAAAACAGAAAGCAACATGCCAATCATGTCGGCGCCCGCACTCTTCTCCACCGTGAGCGCCGCCACGGCCATTGCCACAACCTTGTTGTTAATCTGCAAGTGTCGTCTCATGCGCGTCAGCCCCTACCAAAAGAACCTCACAACACACCGTCGCCAACAACCCAAACGCAATCAACGTGGCAAGGTGCTATTCGTTTCCCAAAtcggaacttcaaaagccctagCGACGTGCCTCTGCGATTTGTTAGAGTCGAAAGGCATCGTTTTGGACCTCGTAGATGCCCGGAATTACGAGCCCGAAGCCCTACCCAAGGAGAGCCTCGTCCTCCTCGTTGCTTCAACTTCGGAAGTTTGGAACCTATATTCCGCACGGGATTTCTACTCCGATCACGACCTACCTTGGGGAGCAAAGTTCTTCGTCAATTGGATCGAGGAAAAAAAGAACGCCTTTAAGGTTGGAGCATTTGTTGTGAATGCTTGCAGTTTCAGTGCCTTTGTCGTGGGCAGCGGTGGCAAGAATTTGATGGCTAAGGCCGCCAATGAGATTAGGGATTTGGGGCACACTGCTGAATCGAAAGCGGATTTTGATAGCTGGTGGGGAAGTGTTGTTGCGGTTTTGGAAGGTGCTGTTTTGGGAGATGCTGCTGATGGAATATGCGGGGAATCTGATCCTGAGGTCCGTTTCTGCATCCTCTTAACTGGATAACTATCcgtttctatttattattatcacACTGCAGAGCTCTCTGTTTAATAGTTAATTGTTTCCCTAATTCCAGGATGTTGGTTCTTCTGATCTAAAGCTATCCATGACACAGCGTTTATATATGTTGGTAGAAAATGAGGATTTTGTAATAGAGCAAACCGAGCCTTATTTGAGATTCTCTAGTACCACCAGGTACAGGATGTTAACTATCACTGACGACAACTTTATGAAGAATGGCACTGTTGAACTTGAACAAGTATGTCATATACCTTTCCAATGGCCTCTTAGAGATGATCTATTGATCGACAACGGTGTGTTACCAGATTTTCGAGGATTTTGTTCTGTTGGTAGCTGCTTTTTCTTTACTGGTGATGTGGATGGTCTTATAACACATCCGAACGGGGGTTATTATGATTGTCCCTACTCAAAGCTGTGGTGCCTTAAGTATGAGGATCCTACTTGGGTTTGGAGTCTATGTGGAAGCATGTTCTGCTCCCGATCAAGTCCCTTAGTAGTCCCATACGATGGCAAATTGTGCATGTTTGGGGGTGGGTATGGATATGCAAATTGGGTTGAGATCTATAGCCTAAAATCAGGTCTATGGGAAAAAAGGGAAATGCCCGATAGTGCTCTCTTCTCAGCTCACTCGTACTTCCTGTGGGAGGACAGCACCAAGACTCGCAAGAAGACCCTCATTGTGTTGTATTCTTTTGAGGATAATCATCAGTTGCTCATGTCATATGACGTCAAGGCTAACAGATGGGAAGAAGTTGAGTGTAATTTTCCGCCAGTTCCTGAATTTAGTCTTAGAAAATTAGTTCGTTTGGGATGTAGCCATTTTCTTCTGATTGTAGACTTCGTTCCAATGTGGTATATTTATGACTTGTCTGAGAAGAAGCTTGTGGCAATAGTGCACGTGGATGGTTTGGAGGACGACGATGTGCGGGtatcaaatattttttgttgTCACCACAGTAGCAAAGAAAGTTTGATCTATGTATTCACGGAACACGAGTTCGTGAAAGAGGAGGAGCTAGAGGAAGGGTCAGATCTTCCTCATCTTGTTCCTTATGCCAGAGTCAGGCTCCAACTCCAAACTTTTTCTGCCAAGATTGAATCCAAGGGTTATCTTAGAGTTGGTCCTCATTACAAATACAATATGTGAGTATGCGCTTCTCTTTAAACTTGTTTCACCCTATCCATTGATTGAGCTTTGATATTTACTTGTTTAACTCGGTGGACAGGTTTGCTGCTGGAGATGAAGGCAATAAAGAGAAGACTGTAGTTTAGTATAGGGGTGTGGTGGATATTAGGAATTAGAATTTGAGCATGAATGACAAGTAGCCAAAGAAAGAATTGATGGATAGCAAAGTGATATGAAAGCTCTAGCCACCCTGAATCCAACTTTGTTGCCAAGACATGCATGCCAATCTGCCTCTACAAGTCTACAAATAAAGAAAAGTTTAGGGGACTaacaactttattaaattatGGCCAGTAACCAGCAAAAAAAAGTGAGTCATTAGATAAAATGTCACATCAATCTCACAACATTAAAATCACCATTAATggttatttgatggctacaaattacaaaaattgctGTCCCCCTAGCATTCTTCTACAAATATTTTGTAAGCTATGTATTTACCTCTTTGGCCCTGAAACACACGACTCAACATCAAGTTTAAGTGCAATTCAGATGTATATACTCTTTTAGTACCCTACACAACACAACAACAGTTGAACCTTTTGTCAGAAATCATAATTTAAGAATCAAAAGTTTTGGAAGaatcacaagagtttgaaatacAGCATGGGTGGAATAGGAAACACGCACAaccttataaaaaaaataaaagttgtgTTATGCGACGACaaagatataatattatatatagctGAGATTGGGAACAAATAAAGACAAGTATAATGATCTTAACTTGCAAAGTGAAGACGTgtatatcacttttttttttcttggatgcTCTAAGGCAAGTATCACTGACATTATAAAATAAGAAACATATTTACACAAGGCTCATCTTCAAGATATACTATGAGTAACGACCCATTAGTTAATACAAATTTATTACTTctagcatttttttttgttttaagtaTTTAAATACACAATAGAAAGATATTAGAGGATGTATATTCACGTGCAATAACCAATTAGAGTTAGTTATATTCCAGTCAGCAAGTTAGTTAGAGTAAGACCAGATTTGGTAGTTTTTGTTAGACCGTTCAACTAATTAAGACCAACTATACAAAGCTGATAACCAAGACTTAGTTTAAGCTTTTCATTCCTCTGTTCATTACTTGTAACACAATAATAGATTGTGAACCTTTTCTCCATACTCATGGATTCCGTTATGGTGAGAAGCTCTCAAACTCA is a window from the Arachis hypogaea cultivar Tifrunner chromosome 17, arahy.Tifrunner.gnm2.J5K5, whole genome shotgun sequence genome containing:
- the LOC114924042 gene encoding uncharacterized protein, with the protein product MPIMSAPALFSTVSAATAIATTLLLICKCRLMRVSPYQKNLTTHRRQQPKRNQRGKVLFVSQIGTSKALATCLCDLLESKGIVLDLVDARNYEPEALPKESLVLLVASTSEVWNLYSARDFYSDHDLPWGAKFFVNWIEEKKNAFKVGAFVVNACSFSAFVVGSGGKNLMAKAANEIRDLGHTAESKADFDSWWGSVVAVLEGAVLGDAADGICGESDPEDVGSSDLKLSMTQRLYMLVENEDFVIEQTEPYLRFSSTTRYRMLTITDDNFMKNGTVELEQVCHIPFQWPLRDDLLIDNGVLPDFRGFCSVGSCFFFTGDVDGLITHPNGGYYDCPYSKLWCLKYEDPTWVWSLCGSMFCSRSSPLVVPYDGKLCMFGGGYGYANWVEIYSLKSGLWEKREMPDSALFSAHSYFLWEDSTKTRKKTLIVLYSFEDNHQLLMSYDVKANRWEEVECNFPPVPEFSLRKLVRLGCSHFLLIVDFVPMWYIYDLSEKKLVAIVHVDGLEDDDVRVSNIFCCHHSSKESLIYVFTEHEFVKEEELEEGSDLPHLVPYARVRLQLQTFSAKIESKGYLRVGPHYKYNMFAAGDEGNKEKTVV